In a single window of the Acyrthosiphon pisum isolate AL4f chromosome X, pea_aphid_22Mar2018_4r6ur, whole genome shotgun sequence genome:
- the LOC103307694 gene encoding zinc finger MYM-type protein 1-like — protein MDTTPDISHCEQLSIIIRIVHIDLENESSCSEIKEYFMDFVHINSTTGMDLSNILIEKLKEYGLDINNCRGQAYDNGANMAGLYKGVRAHILNQNPRAFFVPCAAHSLNLCLKDAGGSSSQAQLFFGMIERIYVLFSASINRWEILKNRCNKLSIKKWAETRWDSRVNAVKAIRFQLNEVVEALEEISDTTKDLKIKSETHSLAKEICSYEFILSLIIWYDILCEINIVSKSLQLVTIDLDVSASLLNSLIIFLGNYRENGYTLAKVKAEK, from the coding sequence ATGGATACTACTCCAGACATTAGCCACTGTGAACAGCtttctattataataagaatTGTACACATAGATTTAGAAAACGAATCTAGCTGTTctgaaataaaagaatatttcaTGGACTTTGTACATATAAACTCAACTACTGGAATggatttatcaaacattttgattGAAAAACTGAAAGAGTATGGTCTCGACATAAATAACTGTCGAGGACAGGCTTATGATAATGGTGCTAATATGGCGGGTCTCTATAAAGGTGTACGGGCTCATATTTTAAACCAAAATCCTCGCGCATTTTTTGTTCCATGTGCCGCACATAGCCTTAACCTTTGTCTCAAGGATGCTGGAGGAAGTTCTTCTCAGGctcaattattttttggaatGATTGAAaggatttatgttttattttcagcATCAATAAATAGAtgggaaattttaaaaaatcgttgTAATAaactttctattaaaaaatgggCAGAAACCCGATGGGACAGTCGTGTGAACGCTGTGAAAGCCATCCGATTTCAATTAAACGAAGTTGTAGAAGCTTTAGAGGAGATTTCGGATACaacaaaagatttaaaaataaaaagtgaaacACATTCTTTAGCCAAAGAAATATGTagctatgaatttattttaagcttGATAATATGGTATGATAttttatgtgaaataaatattgtaagtaaGAGTCTACAGTTAGTAACAATTGATTTAGATGTTTCAGCAAGTCTGCTAAAtagcttaattatttttttgggaaACTATAGAGAAAATGGATATACATTAGCTAAGGTTAAAGCAGAGAAATAA
- the LOC115035150 gene encoding uncharacterized protein LOC115035150, whose amino-acid sequence MREDELFKHCQDLKMTLTDNESRDIEAADLCNELIIFRTMVNENTTALQALEILKTSCSSFPNINIALRILLTIPVASAGAERAFSKLKIIKNYLRSTISQDRLSGLATLSIENELAETLDYSQLIDQFAHQKARKKNFI is encoded by the coding sequence atgagGGAAGATGAGTTATTTAAACATTGTcaagatttaaaaatgacacTAACAGATAATGAATCCAGAGATATCGAAGCAGCTGATTTATGCAATGAATTGATAATTTTTCGCACCATGGTAAACGAAAATACTACTGCCCTTCAAGCTCTTGAGATTCTTAAAACATCTTGTAGTTCATttcctaatataaacattgcaCTTAGAATCCTGTTGACTATTCCTGTGGCCTCTGCAGGTGCAGAAAGAGCTTTTTCGaaattgaaaatcataaaaaactatCTTCGCAGTACCATTTCTCAAGACAGACTTTCTGGACTAGCGACGCTTTCAATTGAAAATGAATTAGCAGAAACATTAGATTACAGCCAACTTATCGACCAATTTGCGCATCAAAAagccagaaaaaaaaattttatttag